From Achromobacter spanius, a single genomic window includes:
- a CDS encoding gluconate 2-dehydrogenase subunit 3 family protein — translation MSDKPVPGRRGLLKALAVGVPGAAWAPRAISAPDPASPTPQQAAAATGGAANRTLRFFNAQEALTMDAIAARLIPADDLGPGAKEAGVTLFLDGQLAGAWGAGSQLYRQGPFEQGTPEQGYQLSFTPAEMFRRGLAALDAATRKQDGKPFAELDAARQDAWLRDMQEGKPDFSPLPSGVFFQALLEGTIEGFFSDPLYGGNADMVGWKLVGFPGAFASFSNDIERHGVIWAGQPVSIANAVGHRMTPGGKHG, via the coding sequence ATGAGTGATAAACCTGTACCCGGCCGGCGGGGGCTGCTCAAAGCCCTGGCCGTTGGCGTCCCCGGCGCAGCGTGGGCCCCACGCGCGATCAGCGCCCCGGACCCTGCCTCCCCCACTCCCCAGCAAGCCGCCGCCGCCACAGGCGGCGCCGCCAATCGAACGCTCAGATTTTTCAACGCGCAGGAAGCGTTGACGATGGACGCCATCGCCGCGCGGCTGATACCCGCCGACGACCTGGGCCCGGGAGCCAAGGAGGCCGGCGTGACGCTGTTCCTGGACGGCCAGCTTGCCGGCGCCTGGGGCGCGGGCAGTCAGCTCTATCGCCAAGGCCCCTTTGAACAAGGTACGCCCGAACAGGGCTATCAGCTGTCGTTCACGCCGGCCGAGATGTTCCGCCGCGGACTCGCCGCGCTGGACGCGGCCACGCGCAAGCAGGACGGCAAACCTTTCGCCGAGCTGGACGCCGCGCGGCAGGACGCCTGGCTGCGCGACATGCAGGAGGGCAAACCGGATTTTTCGCCATTGCCGTCAGGCGTGTTCTTCCAGGCGCTGCTCGAAGGCACGATCGAAGGCTTCTTCTCGGATCCGCTGTATGGCGGCAACGCCGACATGGTGGGCTGGAAACTCGTGGGCTTTCCCGGCGCGTTTGCCTCGTTCTCCAACGACATCGAGCGCCACGGCGTGATCTGGGCGGGCCAGCCGGTGTCGATTGCCAACGCCGTGGGCCACAGGATGACGCCGGGAGGCAAGCATGGCTAA
- a CDS encoding c-type cytochrome, whose protein sequence is MIENRTGIFFTLGLMIAVPVITLVATGVQMMGAGGDEAIRASAVPQPPPQAASAAPQVPGGQAAAGQAPTPAAQGAATATPAAPGAAPAPMKPVPGRSATDFTASRPDWEKWLREADPEAGKQLAANGKPGAAVQACVACHGPAGITPTGGIFPNLAGLRSEYLAKQLADFRAGTRVQPLMNTIARALTEEEIGQVAAYYGTLAGPPLHVGEFGGEAARRLDVDGDGARALPACANCHGLRGMGEGPLLPRLAGQSREYFTDQMNAFRNGSRQNDDVGVMRAFSQRLTDAEIQALAAYYAGPAPAPR, encoded by the coding sequence ATGATCGAAAACCGCACAGGCATCTTTTTTACCCTCGGACTGATGATCGCAGTGCCGGTCATCACGCTGGTTGCCACGGGCGTCCAGATGATGGGCGCCGGTGGGGACGAGGCAATTCGCGCCTCCGCCGTGCCCCAGCCGCCGCCGCAAGCGGCCAGCGCGGCGCCGCAGGTCCCGGGCGGGCAAGCCGCGGCTGGCCAAGCCCCTACGCCCGCGGCACAAGGCGCAGCCACGGCCACGCCCGCCGCACCGGGCGCGGCCCCCGCCCCGATGAAACCTGTGCCCGGACGCAGCGCCACCGATTTCACCGCGTCGCGCCCCGATTGGGAAAAGTGGCTGCGCGAGGCCGATCCCGAAGCGGGCAAGCAGCTTGCCGCCAATGGCAAACCCGGCGCCGCCGTGCAGGCCTGTGTGGCCTGTCACGGCCCCGCGGGCATTACGCCCACGGGCGGCATCTTCCCCAACCTTGCCGGCCTGCGCAGCGAATACCTGGCCAAGCAGCTCGCCGACTTCCGCGCGGGCACGCGCGTTCAGCCGTTGATGAATACCATTGCCCGCGCGCTGACCGAAGAAGAAATCGGCCAGGTGGCCGCCTACTACGGCACGCTTGCCGGGCCGCCGCTGCACGTGGGAGAGTTCGGCGGCGAGGCGGCTCGCAGGCTGGACGTCGACGGCGACGGCGCGCGCGCACTGCCGGCCTGCGCCAACTGCCACGGACTGCGCGGCATGGGCGAAGGGCCGCTGCTGCCGCGGCTGGCCGGTCAGTCGCGCGAATACTTCACCGACCAGATGAATGCGTTTCGCAATGGCTCGCGGCAAAACGACGACGTGGGCGTGATGCGGGCGTTTTCGCAACGGCTGACCGACGCGGAGATCCAGGCGCTGGCGGCGTATTACGCGGGGCCCGCGCCGGCGCCGCGGTAG
- a CDS encoding GMC family oxidoreductase, whose protein sequence is MAKTLPAVDVAIIGGGWTGAIIGKELAAAKQRVVVLERGEARWPSPDFQGPNVHDELKYTRRHELHQDAATETYTFRNNTDQKALPMRRWQFAYPGTHLGGAGNHWSGAYYRFDPTDFVMRSHYTERYGADIFDKELTCQDWGVTYDELEPYFDRFDYLIGASGQAGNIKGEKQEGGNPFEPWRSRPYPNPPMKVPYAPALFGEAARKLGYHPYVQPSALCTRPYVNTEGLHMSACVYCGFCSNFGCEHFAKASPQVCILPVAMKMENFEIRTGAHVLRVELTPDKKRARGVTYVDAAGEEVFQPAEIVFLCAFGINNVRLLLLSGIGKPFDPVTNTGVVGRNYTHQTTSGVNLFFDESVNINPFMGAGAVAVTMDDFSADNFDHGPVGFVGGGYLQIQVVSGAPIGFHPTPKGTPSWGSEWKKAVARHYNHAANITITGSAQPWRGGYLSLDPTYKDAWGLPLLRVTYDFPDNDIRMSAFLTEKGDEIARAMKGIARTEPGPRKRPFSATAYQSTHLTGGAAMGDDPNTSVVNRYGQSWDVPNVFVTGAALFPQNSGYNPTGTVGATAYWIVEKIKADYLRSPGPLVSS, encoded by the coding sequence ATGGCTAAAACGCTGCCTGCGGTAGATGTGGCCATCATCGGCGGCGGGTGGACCGGCGCCATCATCGGCAAGGAACTCGCGGCCGCCAAGCAACGGGTCGTGGTGCTGGAACGGGGCGAGGCGCGTTGGCCCTCGCCCGATTTCCAGGGGCCCAACGTCCACGACGAACTCAAATACACGCGGCGCCATGAACTGCATCAGGACGCCGCAACCGAAACCTACACGTTCCGCAACAACACGGACCAGAAGGCGCTGCCGATGCGGCGCTGGCAGTTCGCCTACCCCGGCACGCATCTGGGTGGGGCGGGCAATCACTGGTCGGGCGCCTACTACCGCTTCGATCCGACCGACTTCGTGATGCGCAGCCATTACACCGAACGCTATGGCGCGGACATCTTCGACAAGGAACTGACCTGTCAGGACTGGGGCGTGACGTACGACGAGCTGGAGCCCTACTTTGACCGGTTCGATTACCTGATCGGCGCGTCGGGCCAGGCCGGCAACATCAAGGGCGAAAAGCAGGAAGGCGGCAATCCGTTCGAGCCATGGCGCTCGCGCCCCTACCCCAATCCGCCCATGAAGGTGCCCTACGCGCCCGCGCTGTTCGGCGAGGCCGCGCGCAAGCTGGGCTATCACCCTTACGTGCAGCCGTCCGCGCTCTGTACGCGGCCGTATGTGAATACCGAAGGCCTGCACATGAGCGCGTGCGTGTACTGCGGGTTCTGTTCGAACTTCGGCTGCGAGCACTTTGCCAAGGCCTCGCCGCAGGTCTGCATCCTGCCCGTGGCGATGAAAATGGAGAACTTCGAGATCCGCACCGGCGCGCACGTGCTGCGCGTGGAGTTGACGCCGGACAAGAAGCGCGCCCGCGGCGTAACGTACGTGGACGCGGCCGGCGAAGAGGTCTTTCAGCCCGCAGAAATCGTGTTCCTGTGCGCATTCGGCATCAACAACGTGCGCCTGCTGCTCCTGTCCGGCATCGGCAAGCCGTTCGATCCGGTCACGAACACCGGCGTCGTGGGCCGCAACTACACGCACCAGACCACCTCGGGCGTGAATCTCTTTTTTGATGAGTCGGTCAACATCAACCCGTTCATGGGGGCCGGCGCGGTCGCGGTGACGATGGACGATTTCAGCGCCGACAACTTCGATCACGGGCCGGTGGGCTTTGTGGGCGGCGGCTATCTGCAGATCCAGGTGGTCAGCGGCGCGCCCATCGGGTTTCATCCGACGCCCAAAGGCACGCCGTCGTGGGGGTCCGAATGGAAGAAGGCCGTCGCGCGCCACTACAACCATGCGGCCAACATCACGATCACCGGCTCGGCGCAGCCGTGGCGCGGCGGGTATCTGAGCCTGGATCCCACGTACAAGGACGCGTGGGGCCTGCCGCTGTTGCGCGTGACCTACGACTTTCCCGACAACGACATCCGCATGTCGGCATTCCTGACGGAGAAAGGCGATGAGATCGCACGCGCCATGAAGGGCATCGCGCGCACCGAGCCCGGCCCGCGCAAGCGGCCGTTCTCGGCCACGGCCTACCAGTCGACCCACCTGACAGGCGGCGCGGCGATGGGCGATGATCCCAACACCAGCGTCGTCAACCGCTACGGGCAGTCGTGGGACGTGCCCAACGTGTTCGTCACGGGTGCGGCGCTCTTTCCGCAGAACTCGGGCTACAACCCGACCGGCACCGTGGGCGCCACCGCCTACTGGATCGTTGAGAAAATCAAGGCGGACTATCTGCGTTCGCCGGGCCCGCTGGTGTCGTCATGA